The following proteins are co-located in the Poecile atricapillus isolate bPoeAtr1 chromosome 2, bPoeAtr1.hap1, whole genome shotgun sequence genome:
- the PDCD6IP gene encoding programmed cell death 6-interacting protein isoform X1, protein MTNFISVQLKKASEVDLAKPLCKFIQQSYPGAEAQAEHCRAAEELSRLRKSALGRPLDKHESALETLLRYYDQLCSIEPKFPFSENQVCVTFTWKDAFDKGSLFGGSAKLALASLGYEKTCVLFNCGALASQIAAEQNLENDEGLKAAAKHYQFASGAFQHIKDTVLSALNREPTVDISPDTVGTLSLIMLAQAQEVFFLKATRDKMKDGIIAKLANQAADYYGDAYKQCQYKDTLPKYFYFQEVFPVLAAKHCIMQANAEYHQSILAKQQKKFGEEIGRLQHAADLVKTVASRYDEYINVKDLVDKINRALAAAKKDNDFIYHDRVPDLKDLESIGKASLVKSTPVVVPLSQKFTDLFEKMVPLQVQQSVSVYNQRKADLVNRSIAQMREATNLANGVLASLNLPAAIEDVSGDTVPQSILNKSKSVIEQGGIQTVDQLIKDLPELLQRNKEILDESLRLLDEEEATDNDLRAKFKERWQRTPSNELYKPLRAEGANYHNILNKAMQADGQVKERYQTHRDTIALLCKPEAELNAAIPSANPAKTLQGNEVVNVLRTLLNSLDEVKKEREQLENDLKSVNFDMTSKFLTALAQDGAINEEAISVTELDRIYGSYTQKVQESLKKQEELLKNIQNAYQDFSKMKQSNNESNLREEVLKNLAVANDNFVELVANLKEGTKFYNELTEILLKFQNKCSDIIFARKTERDELLKDLQQSIAREPSAPSIPLPTYQTTPAAGNKPAASPTPTPAPRTMVGTKPQPPARPPPPVISAASSSSSALAPSGAAAAPAAAPAPTPGASAPAASTAPSQAQGPPYPTYPGYPGYCQMPMPMGYNPYMYGQYNLPYAPSPVYQTPGQPPYPPPQQPGYPFPQQPYYHQQ, encoded by the exons ATGACGAACTTCATCTCGGTGCAGCTGAAGAAGGCCTCGGAGGTGGACCTGGCCAAGCCGCTATGCAAGTTCATTCAGCAGAGCTACCCGGGCGCCGAGGCGCAGGCCGAGCACTGCCGCGCCGCCGAGGAGCTCAGCAGGCTCCGCAAGAGCGCGCTCGGCCGCCCGCTCGACAAGCATGAGAGCGCGTTGGAGACCCTCCTCAG ataCTATGATCAGCTGTGTTCAATTGAACCAAAGTTTCCATTCTCTGAAAATCAG GTCTGTGTAACATTTACGTGGAAAGATGCTTTTGATAAAGGATCACTTTTTGGAGGATCTGCCAAATTGG CTCTGGCAAGTTTGGGATATGAGAAGACCTGTGTTTTGTTCAACTGTGGAGCACTGGCAAGCCAGATTGCAGCAGAACAGAATCTGGAGAACGATGAAGGACTAAAAGCTGCAGCTAAGCACTATCAG TTTGCTAGTGGTGCTTTTCAACACATTAAAGACACAGTTTTGTCAGCCTTGAATCGAGAACCTACAGTGGACATCTCTCCAGACACAGTTGGGACTCTCAGTCTTATTATGCTGGCTCAAGCCCAAGAAGTCTTTTTTTTGAAAGCGACAAGAG ATAAAATGAAGGATGGTATCATAGCTAAACTAGCAAATCAAGCTGCAGATTACTATGGTGATGCTTACAAACAGTGTCAATATAAAGATACTTTGCCCAAG tatttttatttccaggagGTGTTTCCAGTTCTGGCTGCAAAGCACTGCATTATGCAGGCCAATGCAGAATATCATCAATCTATCCTGGcaaaacaacagaagaaattTGGTGAAGAAATTGGGAGGTTACAG catgcAGCAGATTTGGTGAAAACAGTGGCATCTCGCTATGATGAATATATAAATGTTAAAGATCTGGTTGACAAAATCAACCGTGCACTTGCAGCTGCTAAAAAAGACAATGACTTCATTTACCATGACCGGGTTCCTGACCTGAAAGATTTGGAGTCCATTGGAAAAGCCAGTCTTGTGAAGTCTACTCCAGTTGTTGTTCCACTCAGTCAGAAATTCACTG ACCTGTTTGAGAAGATGGTTCCACTGCAAGTGCAGCAGTCTGTGAGTGTTTATAACCAGAGGAAGGCAGATCTGGTAAACAGGTCAATAGCCCAGATGAGAGAAGCCACAAATCTGGCAAACGG TGTGTTGGCTTCCCTCAATCTTCCTGCTGCTATCGAAGACGTGTCTGGTGACACTGTTCCTCAGTCCATTTTGAACAAGTCCAAGTCTGTGATTGAGCAGGGGGGAATTCAGACTGTTGATCAGCTGATCAAAGATCTGCCTGAACTGctgcaaagaaataaagaaattctaGATGAA TCTCTGAGATTATTAGATGAAGAAGAAGCTACAGACAATGACCTACGAGCAAAATTCAAAGAACGTTGGCAGAGAACACCATCCAATGAACTCTACAAGCCTCTGAGGGCAG AGGGAGCCAATTACCATAATATTTTGAATAAAGCTATGCAAGCAGATGGGCAGGTGAAGGAGCGCTATCAGACTCACCGGGATACGATTGCACTTCTGTGTAAGCCAGAGGCAGAACTCAATGCAGCCATTCCTTCTGCCAACCCAGCAAAAACACTACAGGGAAATGAG GTTGTTAATGTCTTAAGAACTTTGCTGAACAGTCTGGATGAAGTTAAGAAGGAGAGAGAACAACTGGAAAATGACCTGAAATCTGTAAATTTTGACATGACAAGCAAATTCCTGACTGCACTTGCGCAGGATGGTGCTATAAATGAGGAGGCTATTTCTGTGACTGAATTGGACAGAATTTATGGAAGTTACACACAGAAAGTGCAGGAGTCCCTAAAAAAGCAGGAAGAACTTCTCAAAAACATTCAG AATGCGTATCAGGATTTTTCAAAGATGAAACAATCAAACAACGAATCTAATTTAAGAGAAGAAGTCTTGAAGAACTTAGCTGTAGCAAATGACAACTTTGTGGAACTTGTAGCCAATTTAAAAGAAGGCACAAAG TTTTACAATGAGCTGACAGAAATCCTGCTGAAATTCCAGAACAAATGCAGTGACATTATCTTTGCTCGCAAGACTGAAAGAGATGAGCTGCTCAA aGATTTGCAGCAAAGCATTGCTAGGGAGCCCAGCGCTCCCTCCATTCCTCTGCCTACGTATCAGACCacgccagcagcaggaaataagCCAGCTGCATCGCCCACTCCCACTCCAGCCCCAAGAACCATGGTG GGGACTAAACCACAGCCACCAGCACGGCCACCACCACCAGTGATTTCTGCAGCAAGTAGTTCCTCTTCTGCATTAGCACcttctggagcagctgcagctcctgctgctgctccagctcctaCTCCAGGAGCCAGTGCACCTGCAGCAAGTACTGCACCTTCACAGGCACAGGGACCACCTTACCCAACTTATCCCGGTTACCCTGG GTATTGCCAGATGCCAATGCCAATGGGCTATAATCCATACATGTATGGTCAGTATAATCTGCCATATGCACCCTCACCTGTGTATCAAACTCCTGGACAACCACCATATCCGCCACCTCAACAACCTGGATACCCTTTTCCTCAACAGCCTTATTACCATCAGCAATAA
- the PDCD6IP gene encoding programmed cell death 6-interacting protein isoform X2, translating to MTNFISVQLKKASEVDLAKPLCKFIQQSYPGAEAQAEHCRAAEELSRLRKSALGRPLDKHESALETLLRYYDQLCSIEPKFPFSENQVCVTFTWKDAFDKGSLFGGSAKLALASLGYEKTCVLFNCGALASQIAAEQNLENDEGLKAAAKHYQFASGAFQHIKDTVLSALNREPTVDISPDTVGTLSLIMLAQAQEVFFLKATRDKMKDGIIAKLANQAADYYGDAYKQCQYKDTLPKEVFPVLAAKHCIMQANAEYHQSILAKQQKKFGEEIGRLQHAADLVKTVASRYDEYINVKDLVDKINRALAAAKKDNDFIYHDRVPDLKDLESIGKASLVKSTPVVVPLSQKFTDLFEKMVPLQVQQSVSVYNQRKADLVNRSIAQMREATNLANGVLASLNLPAAIEDVSGDTVPQSILNKSKSVIEQGGIQTVDQLIKDLPELLQRNKEILDESLRLLDEEEATDNDLRAKFKERWQRTPSNELYKPLRAEGANYHNILNKAMQADGQVKERYQTHRDTIALLCKPEAELNAAIPSANPAKTLQGNEVVNVLRTLLNSLDEVKKEREQLENDLKSVNFDMTSKFLTALAQDGAINEEAISVTELDRIYGSYTQKVQESLKKQEELLKNIQNAYQDFSKMKQSNNESNLREEVLKNLAVANDNFVELVANLKEGTKFYNELTEILLKFQNKCSDIIFARKTERDELLKDLQQSIAREPSAPSIPLPTYQTTPAAGNKPAASPTPTPAPRTMVGTKPQPPARPPPPVISAASSSSSALAPSGAAAAPAAAPAPTPGASAPAASTAPSQAQGPPYPTYPGYPGYCQMPMPMGYNPYMYGQYNLPYAPSPVYQTPGQPPYPPPQQPGYPFPQQPYYHQQ from the exons ATGACGAACTTCATCTCGGTGCAGCTGAAGAAGGCCTCGGAGGTGGACCTGGCCAAGCCGCTATGCAAGTTCATTCAGCAGAGCTACCCGGGCGCCGAGGCGCAGGCCGAGCACTGCCGCGCCGCCGAGGAGCTCAGCAGGCTCCGCAAGAGCGCGCTCGGCCGCCCGCTCGACAAGCATGAGAGCGCGTTGGAGACCCTCCTCAG ataCTATGATCAGCTGTGTTCAATTGAACCAAAGTTTCCATTCTCTGAAAATCAG GTCTGTGTAACATTTACGTGGAAAGATGCTTTTGATAAAGGATCACTTTTTGGAGGATCTGCCAAATTGG CTCTGGCAAGTTTGGGATATGAGAAGACCTGTGTTTTGTTCAACTGTGGAGCACTGGCAAGCCAGATTGCAGCAGAACAGAATCTGGAGAACGATGAAGGACTAAAAGCTGCAGCTAAGCACTATCAG TTTGCTAGTGGTGCTTTTCAACACATTAAAGACACAGTTTTGTCAGCCTTGAATCGAGAACCTACAGTGGACATCTCTCCAGACACAGTTGGGACTCTCAGTCTTATTATGCTGGCTCAAGCCCAAGAAGTCTTTTTTTTGAAAGCGACAAGAG ATAAAATGAAGGATGGTATCATAGCTAAACTAGCAAATCAAGCTGCAGATTACTATGGTGATGCTTACAAACAGTGTCAATATAAAGATACTTTGCCCAAG gagGTGTTTCCAGTTCTGGCTGCAAAGCACTGCATTATGCAGGCCAATGCAGAATATCATCAATCTATCCTGGcaaaacaacagaagaaattTGGTGAAGAAATTGGGAGGTTACAG catgcAGCAGATTTGGTGAAAACAGTGGCATCTCGCTATGATGAATATATAAATGTTAAAGATCTGGTTGACAAAATCAACCGTGCACTTGCAGCTGCTAAAAAAGACAATGACTTCATTTACCATGACCGGGTTCCTGACCTGAAAGATTTGGAGTCCATTGGAAAAGCCAGTCTTGTGAAGTCTACTCCAGTTGTTGTTCCACTCAGTCAGAAATTCACTG ACCTGTTTGAGAAGATGGTTCCACTGCAAGTGCAGCAGTCTGTGAGTGTTTATAACCAGAGGAAGGCAGATCTGGTAAACAGGTCAATAGCCCAGATGAGAGAAGCCACAAATCTGGCAAACGG TGTGTTGGCTTCCCTCAATCTTCCTGCTGCTATCGAAGACGTGTCTGGTGACACTGTTCCTCAGTCCATTTTGAACAAGTCCAAGTCTGTGATTGAGCAGGGGGGAATTCAGACTGTTGATCAGCTGATCAAAGATCTGCCTGAACTGctgcaaagaaataaagaaattctaGATGAA TCTCTGAGATTATTAGATGAAGAAGAAGCTACAGACAATGACCTACGAGCAAAATTCAAAGAACGTTGGCAGAGAACACCATCCAATGAACTCTACAAGCCTCTGAGGGCAG AGGGAGCCAATTACCATAATATTTTGAATAAAGCTATGCAAGCAGATGGGCAGGTGAAGGAGCGCTATCAGACTCACCGGGATACGATTGCACTTCTGTGTAAGCCAGAGGCAGAACTCAATGCAGCCATTCCTTCTGCCAACCCAGCAAAAACACTACAGGGAAATGAG GTTGTTAATGTCTTAAGAACTTTGCTGAACAGTCTGGATGAAGTTAAGAAGGAGAGAGAACAACTGGAAAATGACCTGAAATCTGTAAATTTTGACATGACAAGCAAATTCCTGACTGCACTTGCGCAGGATGGTGCTATAAATGAGGAGGCTATTTCTGTGACTGAATTGGACAGAATTTATGGAAGTTACACACAGAAAGTGCAGGAGTCCCTAAAAAAGCAGGAAGAACTTCTCAAAAACATTCAG AATGCGTATCAGGATTTTTCAAAGATGAAACAATCAAACAACGAATCTAATTTAAGAGAAGAAGTCTTGAAGAACTTAGCTGTAGCAAATGACAACTTTGTGGAACTTGTAGCCAATTTAAAAGAAGGCACAAAG TTTTACAATGAGCTGACAGAAATCCTGCTGAAATTCCAGAACAAATGCAGTGACATTATCTTTGCTCGCAAGACTGAAAGAGATGAGCTGCTCAA aGATTTGCAGCAAAGCATTGCTAGGGAGCCCAGCGCTCCCTCCATTCCTCTGCCTACGTATCAGACCacgccagcagcaggaaataagCCAGCTGCATCGCCCACTCCCACTCCAGCCCCAAGAACCATGGTG GGGACTAAACCACAGCCACCAGCACGGCCACCACCACCAGTGATTTCTGCAGCAAGTAGTTCCTCTTCTGCATTAGCACcttctggagcagctgcagctcctgctgctgctccagctcctaCTCCAGGAGCCAGTGCACCTGCAGCAAGTACTGCACCTTCACAGGCACAGGGACCACCTTACCCAACTTATCCCGGTTACCCTGG GTATTGCCAGATGCCAATGCCAATGGGCTATAATCCATACATGTATGGTCAGTATAATCTGCCATATGCACCCTCACCTGTGTATCAAACTCCTGGACAACCACCATATCCGCCACCTCAACAACCTGGATACCCTTTTCCTCAACAGCCTTATTACCATCAGCAATAA